The genomic stretch GATTTCATATGGACATCCAATACACTGTTTAGAGTCTTTGAATGGACATTGCCTATTCATTGCAGTCATTAAGCACAAAAAGTCGGTAGACTTTGAAGCCGCTCTTCCTGAACCAATATTGTGGAGGATTTTTAGGATTTCGTCATCTCTTCTCTCTTGTGATTCTATTGGAAGTATTCTGCTAACAATGCTTTTTGCAGATTCAAAAGAACTGTCCAATGCTGTAATAAAGGTATCCGATTCCAATACTGATAGGCCAACTTCTTTAATTAACTGGGTTTGTTTAGAGACATTCAGTTTTTTATATTTGCCTTCCGTCACAATGTTAAGAAGCATGGATACAACAAAAGAACAAACTCCTCTTTCCAAAAGTTCTTGTGCTATCTGTTCTGCAGAATATCCAGAAAATACTGCATCCTTTAAATAAATCTCCGTAGTCTTACAAAATTCTCCATAAGAGCCTTTATGGGAGCGCGCCAAGGCTGCTAACATATAGCCTTTTGCATGTGGTTGTTGAGTATCTGATATCTCTCCCTCCAAAACAGTATCACTTAATAATTCGATAGCTTGCATATAGGCTTTATTTGCACTTCTTGCTCGGAAATCATTTTCCAAGAATAGGTTTCCAATATCCTCTCCTAAATACCTGGTAATTGCTTCATAATCTTTCACCGGTGTAATAAATGCAGATTCACTTTGCTTCCTTTGGTGATGAGACTCAGAAATTATAAACATCATTCCGAATAACTCCATGCTGCTTTCTGGGATCATCAATTTAATATCAGAAATATTTGAAGAGGAAGCAGTTTTCGAAGGTGTTATTGGTCGGCTTTTCAATTGCCATAATACACTGTTTACAGCAATTATTGCAGATCTTGTATCAAATGTATCATCGATGATAGACTGTAATATTTCATCTGGCATCTGCCGGAGTCTGGGGTGAGGAATTCTGATAATATCGGTATCACGTAGCGCACTAATACAATGTATTGCTAAATATATCCAACAGTTAGCAATCCCCGGATTTCTAGCAGCATGAATAAAGAGATTATTTTCTTGAATATATGATGGATTAAATAAATAATAGACCATTTGTAGAATCGTATCGCTGTCATATGCATTTGTTTTATTTGTATTTAATCTTCTACGCGCTAATTCGAAATCAAGAGTGAAATTAGTATTATGCTTTTTACGTAACCAAGACATAAAATAGATCAACTGTTTTCCAATATAAAGTGGCAGTTTTTCACAAGTTGTTTGAACAAGTTTGTCTATTTCTTGATTATTATATAAATAAATATCTTTCTCTAAAGTATATAGTAAAAAGTCATTAATCATGTACTGCTCATTTTCATCAAGGTCATACTCTATATAAAATGAAGTTAATACACCTGATGTAAGTGGGTATTTTTCTTTTAAAAGCCGTAATAATATTTCTACTTTCTCTGGAATTGTTTTTCTGTAATGTTCCAAGAAAAATTGAATATTAGACTCCATTTTTGCAACATTTTTATCAGAAAATAAAAGCTCTGTCTCATCTCCTACATTAGAAACGCTAATCTCTATTCCATACCATTCGTTATCAATTAGCAGGGCAACTATATCTCGTAAGAAATTTTGCTGTTCATCTTCCGCTATATTCCGTCTATTCATTTGCTCTAACAAAAAGGATTTTAAGCTGACATGCCTATTCATAATCAAAATCCCCTTTTGGTATCATTTTATCAGAACTGTATTTTAGAAAGTCAAAAAGCTCATCATTAATATACCTTAATTGTTTCTGTAATTCCCCTTTGTTTTGTAAGTATGTCAGTGCACTCTCCGGGCTTTTATCACCTCTCCAGTACTGAAGGCCAGCCACGTCTTCTCCATAAGTACATAACTTTACCGTAAACCAGTGTCTCAAGATATGCGGAGCAATATTGTGTTCCTGTAGATCATGCGCATATTCAATTACTTCCTGACTATTTGATTGTAATAGCAAAGGTATGATATCGCGTGAGAGTTGTCTGAATTTTATTCTATAATTGCCATAGGTCATTGCCTTACCCTGGTAATTAATGTTCATTGGGCAATAGTCAGTTTCAAATTTACATGTAGATAAGTATTGTTTATGTAGTTCATATGCATCCATAAATGCTGATAAAAATCTTGGATAAATTTGCTGCTTTCTTTCCTTTTTGATTCGTCCTACTGGTAATAGATCGGAACGTAAATTTTTTTCCACTGTCAGATCTATAACGATACGAGTAACTTTTCCATTGGTTTTCCTCATTGTAAGCCCACTTCCTAGAGGACTGCATTCCTGGCGAACATTACAAGCTTCTGACGGCCTCAAACCAGCAAAGGCACTCAGCACCATTAAGAAAAAGATGTCTTTATAGTGTTGTGCAGCATAAGCGAGAAAAATATGTAACACAGCATCTGGTATATCTCGAAAAATAGATTTGAAATTATGGTTATATAAGACCTCAAAAGCAGGTGCGAGCCTAAATTTTATTTCTCCATGACGGGTTTGATAACGTTCTTCTTTTGTAAAATCAGATACTCTCAATATACTTTCAGTTTCATAGCTTTTCACATAACTAGTTAAAAAATCAATAATAGATGTAGCACAACGTTCAACTGTACTTTTACTATGACTGCTATTCAAACTATAGTTTGTAAAAAAGTCCTGAATCATTGGTACCGTCAGTTGTGTCAGGCAATCAATTCGATTTACAGTATGTTTTTTTATTAAAACATGATTCAAAAAAGCAATAACAAATGCAAACCGGTTATTACTGTCATCAGATATTGATTTGATCCATCTGGTTGATTTAATATGATTATGGAAAGTAGTAAATGCAATAATAATATTATCTGGATCTTTAAGCACGATAAATTGTCTGGTAATTAGCTGGTCATCGTGTATAATTAGGCGGTGCCTATAAATAGCAAAGCGATATCCTTCCATAGGATTAATGTGAGTAATACTACTCATATTTTCCTTACCTCGGCTTTATTGGGAAATTTTCAAAAAATGATGATAGAAATATATAGACTTATAGCCGGTATGCAGTAAGATCTGCAGAGTATGTCACTTGATTTTTTGCGCATTTTATGGTAAGATGCAAATCAGTGATAATTATATAAGTCACCATCAGTAAGCATTAATAACTTCTTTGGTCGGGAGAGTTAATGCTTATTTTCGTATAAATGTTATATTAGTTTTTTAATATCATATCAGTATTGTCTGAACAGTTCAAGTTTTTTATAATATAAATCTAAATATAGATTTGTGCTAATTAATAACTTTTATATATTCAAGTGAAATGAGGGAGTATCTTATGTCTAAAACAGAAGCGGCAATAAGATTATATGAACTATGTAAAGATATGGATATTGAGGAAACGCTGGATTTAGTGCTAAATGCTGAAACACAAGAGCAACAGGATTTCTTTTCTATGCTAAGCGATTTTATTTTGCAAAAAAAGCAAATGAAAGTTATTGCTCAGAAAATATATTGAAAATATTTCTTGACTTTCTCTAACTAAACGATGGACTCACACGTAGAATATTCAATAATTTACTTCCAATCTGTATTATCCCGATCGATATGAAAAGAATAAAAAAGAGAGCATCCTTTGAGATGAATCTATGCTCCAAAAGATGCTTTCGTTATACGATTTAATTTTATTAGGTTTCCTCTTCATAGGAAAATATAGTTTCAATTGGAACATTAAATACTTTTGAAATATCCATAGCAAGTTTCAAAGACGGATTATATTGTCCTTTTTCTAAACGGATAATAGTTTCTCTTCGTACACCCACAATTGAAGCAAGTTCAGCTTGACTTAAGTTAACTAGATCCCTATTTTTTTTAATTTGAGTTATTAATTTAGACATAAAATCATGCCTCTAAAATTATGGAGTTTTTACGCTCAATCCAAATGTAAGTGATGGTTTGAAATAATCCTACAAAACCCAAAATAACAAAGATTAAACTTGGAGTTATAATAATTTCCTTTTTCATTATTAATAATAGCAACCCAGCTATCGCTATTATTATACATATCATATTAAACGTAATTCTTCTGGCCCGACTATAATAGACCATAGTCATTTCATCCCAAGGCTCACTTTTAACCTTCTTTAGTAGAAAACTCATAATCATAATTATTAACAAGCCACCAGCTATCACTGTTCCCATCATTGTTTTCTTATAAAAGGTACTTACAAGCCCCATAAATAGTAGGGCTCCATTGGATAAACCATCTGTTAACAATTCTTTTATTACTGTTATTGGCTTATTTATCATATATGGCCTCCTATGTGATATATTTGTATCATGT from Lacrimispora sphenoides JCM 1415 encodes the following:
- a CDS encoding helix-turn-helix transcriptional regulator, translating into MSKLITQIKKNRDLVNLSQAELASIVGVRRETIIRLEKGQYNPSLKLAMDISKVFNVPIETIFSYEEET